From the genome of Methylomonas sp. UP202, one region includes:
- a CDS encoding MFS transporter: protein MSASPSPVTAAASRLHHVRTPFDDRRSIAISLYMTLVGYGVLVALPAISAARVALLGFSEEQVGRLSSADLGGLAAGAALGAALIAKGNRRRLVWLGALTVIFANVLCLRYQQYPITLLLRLLAGLGSGLYTSVAVAILGATARPAQAYNRMLFAFAFSQALELQVLPHLSMNGIYAGFIAAYALGLAGLNWMPAHAADRQLDVAVDVENGEDLRVEHRRVPAYLVWLCLLAILLTYTNIGGYWTYIELAARSAGVAPDWISRLLVWGSLAGILGCLLATRISNRFGLARPLLAALMIMAAAVGLLGLGMNTASVTLSLLAFNWLWIFIDVYQMGFIANADHSGRYSSLIPAAQGLGQIFGPNIAASLLAGGADYAAVFGVCALFALLAWLTYLATYFRLRRLIPELADAA, encoded by the coding sequence TTGTCTGCTTCGCCAAGCCCTGTGACCGCCGCCGCCAGTCGTCTCCATCATGTCCGCACGCCCTTCGACGATCGGCGATCCATCGCGATTTCGCTGTACATGACGCTGGTCGGCTACGGTGTGTTGGTGGCCTTGCCGGCGATCAGTGCCGCGCGCGTGGCCTTGCTGGGGTTTTCCGAAGAACAGGTCGGCCGGCTATCCAGCGCCGACTTGGGCGGTCTGGCCGCCGGCGCGGCGCTGGGCGCGGCCTTGATTGCCAAGGGCAACCGGCGGCGCCTGGTATGGCTGGGCGCGCTGACCGTGATCTTCGCCAATGTCTTGTGTCTGCGTTATCAACAATACCCGATTACGCTGCTTCTTCGACTGCTGGCCGGCTTGGGCAGCGGTCTGTACACGTCGGTGGCGGTGGCCATTCTGGGCGCCACCGCGCGGCCGGCCCAGGCCTATAACCGCATGCTGTTCGCGTTCGCGTTTTCCCAGGCGCTGGAATTGCAGGTATTGCCGCACTTGTCGATGAACGGCATTTACGCCGGTTTCATCGCGGCCTACGCCCTCGGTCTGGCGGGGTTGAACTGGATGCCCGCCCACGCCGCGGACCGCCAGTTGGACGTGGCCGTCGATGTCGAGAATGGCGAAGACCTCCGCGTCGAACATCGCCGCGTGCCTGCCTACCTGGTTTGGCTGTGCCTGCTGGCGATCTTGCTGACCTATACCAACATCGGCGGTTATTGGACCTATATCGAACTCGCGGCCCGCTCGGCCGGCGTCGCGCCGGATTGGATCAGCCGCTTACTGGTGTGGGGTTCGCTGGCCGGGATTTTGGGTTGCTTGCTGGCGACCCGGATCAGCAACCGCTTCGGCTTGGCCAGGCCGCTATTGGCCGCGTTGATGATAATGGCGGCGGCTGTCGGCTTGCTTGGCTTGGGCATGAATACCGCGAGCGTGACGCTGAGCCTGTTGGCGTTCAATTGGCTGTGGATTTTCATCGACGTGTATCAAATGGGCTTTATCGCCAACGCCGATCACTCCGGCCGCTATTCGTCGCTGATTCCCGCCGCGCAAGGCTTAGGGCAAATCTTCGGCCCCAATATCGCCGCATCGCTGTTGGCCGGCGGCGCCGATTATGCGGCAGTTTTTGGGGTGTGCGCGCTGTTCGCGTTGCTGGCCTGGCTGACCTATCTGGCGACCTACTTTCGGCTGCGCCGCCTGATACCGGAACTGGCCGACGCCGCTTAA
- a CDS encoding phosphoglycerate mutase family protein, whose product MPRIILIRHGRPAVALTGKARARELAGIARAYQNADIVDMPPPATLAIAAGAKRAVCSDLPRARQSARALGFDDRQAAEAVFREAALPHFSSGALKLPISVWLTLLRLAWLAGYARNGESYRNARCRARIATQRLIGLAAEFEPVVLVGHGVINYLIARELRAQGWSGPAKPDHDFWAFAVYQRPGTGSVGD is encoded by the coding sequence ATGCCACGCATTATCCTGATTCGCCATGGTCGGCCGGCCGTGGCGCTGACCGGCAAGGCCAGGGCTCGCGAGCTGGCCGGCATTGCTCGCGCCTACCAAAACGCCGACATCGTCGATATGCCGCCGCCGGCAACGTTGGCGATCGCCGCCGGCGCCAAGCGGGCGGTTTGCAGCGATTTGCCGCGCGCCCGGCAGTCGGCGCGGGCCTTGGGATTCGACGATCGGCAAGCGGCGGAGGCGGTGTTTCGCGAAGCGGCGTTGCCGCATTTCAGTAGCGGTGCTTTAAAGCTGCCGATCTCGGTTTGGTTGACCTTGTTGCGCTTGGCATGGTTGGCGGGATATGCCCGGAACGGCGAATCGTATCGCAACGCCAGATGCCGCGCGCGGATCGCGACCCAGCGCTTGATCGGCCTGGCCGCCGAATTTGAGCCGGTGGTCTTGGTGGGGCACGGTGTCATCAACTACTTGATCGCGCGGGAATTACGGGCCCAAGGCTGGAGCGGTCCCGCGAAACCGGACCATGACTTTTGGGCATTCGCGGTCTATCAGCGGCCCGGCACCGGTTCGGTCGGCGATTAA
- the rfaD gene encoding ADP-glyceromanno-heptose 6-epimerase, whose protein sequence is MIVVTGGAGFIGSNLVLGLNARGYDDILVVDHLTNGVKYKNLVECRIADYLDRSTFLERLQQGAFRAEAIEAIFHQGACSATTEWDGRYMMDNNYEYTKTLFHYCQSHKIPFIYASSAATYGADPTFKEELAYEGPLNVYGYSKFQFDQYLRRQTQLTAQVVGLRYFNVYGPREAHKGSMASVAFHLNNQIKQADAIKLFEGCDGYGNGEQRRDFVYVGDVVDVNLWFLDHPAVSGIFNCGTGRSQTFNDVANAVIAYHGRGRIEYIPFPEHLKGCYQSFTEANLDKLRASGCDLRFKTVEEGVRLYMQWLNS, encoded by the coding sequence ATGATCGTCGTAACCGGAGGGGCCGGCTTCATCGGCAGCAATCTGGTGCTGGGGCTGAATGCTCGCGGTTACGACGATATTTTGGTGGTCGATCATTTGACCAACGGGGTCAAATATAAAAATCTGGTCGAGTGCCGGATCGCCGACTACCTGGATAGAAGTACTTTTCTGGAACGTCTCCAACAAGGCGCGTTCCGGGCCGAAGCGATAGAGGCGATTTTCCATCAGGGAGCTTGTTCGGCGACGACCGAATGGGACGGCCGCTACATGATGGATAATAACTACGAATACACGAAGACGCTGTTTCATTATTGCCAGAGCCATAAAATCCCGTTCATTTACGCGTCCAGCGCCGCGACCTATGGCGCCGATCCGACGTTCAAGGAAGAATTGGCCTACGAAGGTCCGCTGAACGTCTACGGTTATTCCAAGTTTCAATTCGACCAATACCTGCGCCGGCAAACACAGTTGACCGCCCAGGTCGTCGGGTTGCGTTATTTCAACGTCTACGGCCCGCGCGAAGCCCATAAAGGCAGCATGGCCAGCGTTGCGTTTCATCTAAACAACCAAATTAAACAAGCCGACGCGATCAAGCTATTCGAAGGTTGCGACGGTTACGGTAACGGCGAGCAACGCCGCGACTTCGTTTACGTCGGCGACGTGGTCGACGTCAATCTGTGGTTCCTCGATCATCCGGCGGTTTCCGGTATATTCAATTGCGGTACCGGCCGCAGCCAGACCTTCAACGATGTCGCCAACGCCGTCATCGCCTATCACGGTCGCGGTCGTATCGAATACATTCCCTTCCCCGAGCACCTAAAAGGTTGCTATCAGAGCTTTACCGAAGCCAATCTCGATAAATTGCGCGCCAGCGGTTGCGACCTGCGGTTTAAAACCGTCGAAGAAGGCGTGCGTTTATATATGCAATGGCTGAACAGCTAA
- the rplI gene encoding 50S ribosomal protein L9 — MEVILLEKTANLGNLGDKVSIKAGYGRNYLIPQGKAVLATPAKIKEFEERRAELEKQAADKLAAATARGEALSKLSIVIAHKTGDEGRLFGSVGTHNIADAVTAAGVKVEKHEVRLPNGVIRNIGEYGIAFNLHADVVVTLPIKVVAE; from the coding sequence ATGGAAGTCATTCTTCTGGAAAAAACCGCCAACCTGGGCAACCTGGGCGACAAAGTCAGCATTAAGGCCGGTTACGGCAGAAATTATTTGATTCCGCAAGGCAAGGCCGTGTTGGCCACGCCGGCGAAAATCAAGGAATTCGAAGAACGCCGCGCCGAACTGGAAAAACAAGCCGCCGACAAATTGGCCGCTGCTACCGCTCGCGGCGAAGCCTTAAGCAAATTGAGCATTGTCATCGCTCACAAAACCGGCGACGAAGGCCGTCTGTTCGGTTCCGTCGGCACCCACAACATTGCCGATGCGGTGACCGCGGCCGGCGTTAAAGTCGAGAAACACGAAGTTCGTTTGCCGAACGGCGTGATTCGCAACATCGGCGAGTACGGCATCGCATTCAACCTGCATGCCGACGTGGTCGTGACCTTACCGATCAAAGTCGTCGCCGAGTAA